A window of Nomascus leucogenys isolate Asia chromosome 19, Asia_NLE_v1, whole genome shotgun sequence genomic DNA:
AAATTGGATGGGGCAGACAGAAAGGAATGGGGAAACAGAAGAGACAAGTGGTTAGTGACCTGGAATTCAGACCAAGTTGCCCCCTTCTCCCACCCACAGGCCCCCTGacacctccccactcccacccagcaGCCCTTCTCCCCTCAGCAGACGCctaggctgggggtggggcccagatGTGGTTCAAGTCCAGGACCCAGCCAGAGGAGAGGCGGGTCAGCTCCCCAGACCCAGCATGCTCCCTTCCAGCTGATGTATCCCTCCCAGGCAGGTTCTCCTCAGGGACTCAGGAGTCCCAGTTCCCACCTCCCTGGGAGGGAATGAGGtagacaaggaagagaaaataaaaataccaagtcATTAATTAGCTGGAAGTGGCAGGTTTGTTTATATGTGTTAATTACTCCTGAGCTGTAATTTCATGGCGCTGAATCCCCACCCCAGGCCAGACTCAGGCCTTTCTTGGGACTGCACAAACCCAGCACCTTATCCCCACTTCAACACACCATTCGCTAAGGATTTGTGCTGCCCGCGACCCCTCTCTCCCCAGACTCTCTCCATTTCCTCCGTCAGAAGTTGGGGTACCTTGAGGCTGGGGTTAGAGTAGGGAGGGGACGCTAGAGGGGCAAATCCAGGGACAGATGCGTGATCCTGCAGCCGGTTGCCGGGTGACAGGATGCTGCCCCGCAATGTTACCTCGGCAACGGGCTGCAGCTTTAACCCTGGAGGGGGGGTCTGGAGGAAGACGGGAAGGGGCTGGCTTGGTTTGGGGGTCCATTCAGGGCATGAAGGGGAGGGCAAAGGCATGAGTCAGAATGCAAGAGTTCCCCCCAACCTTAACATAGAGGAAGAAGTATACATGTTGAGAGGAAGGGGAGATTGGGGGCACCAAGAACGCTAAGAGCCCTGCCTGTTGGCCAATCAGAGCCTAGCCTTAGTGACCAGGCCTCTGGCTTGGGAgagggggtgctgaggtgggCTTGAGGAGACATCACAGGAGCCTACTGACTGCCCCCCTCCAGCAATTTCAAGCAACCTTGGACCCCACCACCTCATGTTTGCAAGCCATTGTGACCCATGTCCTGGGGGCAACACTtagctttcttctcttcccatccTGACCCATCCATTCACCTAGCCTTCCCCTTGCCGCCCCCCCTACAGTTGCTGCTCTGATGCCTGGGTGCTTAGGGCAGCAGGGGCCAGCCAAGGGAGAAGATCAGACCGGAGGGGCAGACACCCAGGTCATTTCGGCaagccccccccccaccccccccccaccagcCGCCAGAGCTGTTTGCTGACGCGGGGTTTTCAGAGCCAGGCGCCAGCCCGCGGGTGGCTCTCTGCAGGTGTCAATTTATTCCAGAGATAAGGACACAGGAATCCTTACCACACACACCCAGTCATGCCCCCTGCCTTTCAGCATCTCTAAGGCTCCTCTATTCCCCCATCACCTGGAGGTGGCTGGGGGCTGATTCCCCCAAGATCTCCTTTTCCTGTGCCAGACTGGGCTGAGCTACCATGGCCTtgctgccccctccccctccccacaacaagATCTGCCTCAGTCACCCTCTCCTCTTGAGGGTACTCTGggtccctgccctcctcccaccaGCCAGCTccgctccctccttccctcccactggAGGcccccccatctctctctccgtAGTGCTCCCTGGGAGCATCTTTCCTGGGCCTCTTCCAGCTTGCTCCAGCTCTTGCCTTCAGTCTCTCACCCTCAGTCTTtttacatctttctcttctgtatcTCTCTCCCTGgtgtttctcatttctttctctctcctccaaaTACCTTCCCCAAATTTCCCCCTTAagccttctgtctctctctcctgtctttcCCCATCACTGTCTCCCCCAttttctctccccatctctgtctGCCACATCttgctccctcctccttctccccatccCTCTGCCTTCTCTTTCCATTCCTGCCCAGGCCTGACTCCCCCAGCCGGGGAGAGTTGAGGGACGGGGGCTCAGGCCTCAGGCCCCCCCTTCCTGCAGTGGTGAAAATGGCTTGGccgggaaggggagaaggagggggagggggagatgggAACACACGGGGTCTGTGGGCCCATTCAAAGGATCATTCATGGactggagagaggcagagacaaagAGACCAAGACGCAGAGACACGGCGAGAGCATCCCTAGGCGGAGACACGCAGACAGAGCAGGCTGGGGGAAACCAGGCgcagggagggagatggggagagggagaccCCAGTGGACCGCCACGCAGCCCCCTCCACCGACCCGGCTTAGGTCCTACCTGGCTCAGCCCTGGGGCCGTGGTGCCTCCATCCAGGGCTCCGAGTGGGGGGCGAACGGCCTTCGGGAGGGGGCGGCGGCCTCTGAGCCCCCGCGGCCTCGCAGGCCCAGCCCCCGCCCGCAGCGCCTCACCCGGCGGGGGAGGGGGATCGCCCCAGCCCCGGGGGGCGGGGCCGGGATCCAGTCGATCCCCGGGAAAAGGAGAGCTAGGGGATGGTATCAGTGGGAGCCCGAGAACAGGGAACCCCGCAGTAAGGACGACAGAGAAAGGAGGGGGCAACGGGACAGGACTAGATTGAGGATCCGCTGGTTCCGTGGGCCGGCTTCGAGGGACCAGAAGGCGGTCCAGGCGGAGGATCCTAAGGATCGGGTGCTGGAGGAGGAGTCCACGTTAATCCCCAGGGGCCCGGGGCCCGGGAGCGCAGGATCCGCGGTGCAGGGGCAAGGGATCCAGCCGGAATCCtcggggagggggagggatcTAGTCGATCCCGAGGGCGGGCGGGAGGGGGAGGTCCAGGGAGTCAGAGGAGGGCGGGAGCCGAGTCCAGAGCCCCGGGGCGGGGGTCAGCGCGGATCCTAGGAGGGAAGGCGGGGGTGAGGGGAGGCTTCGAGGGACGCTCAGCAGCCAGGAGGCCCGGACTCCTGGCTCCGCGCGCCAGGGCCCGCCCGCCCCGCGTCCATCCCAGCCCGAGAGTGATGATCCGCCGGCGGAGCAGCCGCAGCAGCCCCGCGCGTCACCGCGCGGCCGCCTCCCCCGCCCCCTGCCGAGAGAGCGGCGCACACCCCCCGCTCGCACCCGCCTGCCCGCCCGCCCTCCGGAGAGTGGGGGGATTGGAGATGGTGGGAAGAGGCGGGAGTGGACAGACGGACAGATGGATGTAGCgggccagggcagggtggagACACTCCCCCGGATCTTCCACCCTCGGGGCTCTCGAGGTCTCGGGGAGACTGGGGGGGAGAAAAATCTTAACTACAGGGGGCGGGGCATCATGCAAAGAAGGCGGAGCCTTCAGACATGGGGGAGGAGCCATTTGTGCAGTGGGCGGGGTTTACTGGCAATAGGTGGGGCTTTGCTATCTTTGGGGCCGCCTCTTTTTGGTAGTGGGTTTGATTTGAAGCTGAACAGGAGGAGCCTGTGGGAAAAGGGGCGGAACTTTGAGAGAAGACCGGGATCTTTGGAAATTGGCCGGagcgtgggggtggggggttcGAAGAGGCGATCAACTTGGAAAGTGGGCCAATCCGTGACGCAAATCCCCTAGTCCCGCCCTCAACCCCGCCCCCCACTGCTTAGCTCCTCTGCTCCTAATTGGTGCTGGTTTCTCCGCCCGCCAGACGTCTTCGCCACTCTGCAGCGGTTTTACAAAGGCAGGTGAAGAGCTCAATGCTGAAATGAACACGGCCCGGATTGGGCGCCTGTGAACCTTATTTGCATGGGCGGCCGGGATTGGGTGGCCTCTTGGGTGGCCTAGGCGGCGTTGGTCCGGTGCGTCCTGTTCTACAGCTATGGCCGGGCCAGCTGCAGCTTTCCGCCGCTTGGGCGCCTTGTCCGGAGCTGCGGCCTTAGGCTTGGCCTCCTACGGGGCGCACGGTCAGGGGGCTGGGGACGAAGCTGGGACTGTGCTTAGGGCGTCCTCTGGGGTCTGCTGCAAGGGCGTAACCTATGGGAAGTGCCCGGCCGCCCGTTTATCAGACAGTCCGCTGAGCCCTAAACCTTTTAAAGTCCCCCAGCTGGGTCCAATTGGTTCTCAGTACTGCCCGAGCGTGTTCCCACCAATCGGAAGCTTCCTGGGGCGGGGGGGGTGCCCTTTCTCGCCAATGTCCGCCTGGGTCCCCCCGGATTGGGGGCGGTTAGGGCTGGCACTAGGACCGGTAacctttgcttcttttctccacAGGCGCCCAATTCCCAGATGCCTACGGGAAGGAGGTGAAGTAACTGCGCTGGGGCTCCCTGACTCGTGGGTCTACAAAGGCACAAAGTCTGGGGTCCCTGGGGGAAGTGGGCGGGGAGAGGGTGGGGCGAGTCGCGGATCTCTGGAGCAGCAAAGGCCAAAGGCTCTGTAAACCAAAGGCCTGGGGTCAAGCTGGGACTtcaagggtggggtgggggaaggaactTTGGTCCCTTGTGTCATCAGGGGATCTCAGGCACCTGTATTGCCTACGATATCCCTtcgtttctctttttcttacagCTGTTTGATAAGGCCAACAAACACCACTTCTTACACAGCCTGGCCCTGTTAGGGGTGCCCCATTGCAGAAAGCCACTCTGGGTAATCTTTCCCTGTGCCTAACCCTGATCAAGCCCCACACACTCCCTCTCAGCCTGCCCTGTACTTAACAATCCTGTTTTCTGTGCTGTGTCTCCTTCAGGCCGGGTTATTGCTAGCTTCCGGAACGACCTTATTCTGCACCAGCTTTTACTACCAGGCTCTGAGTGGAGACCCCAGCATCCAGACTTTGGCCCCTGCGGGAGGGACCCTGCTACTCTTGGGCTGGCTTGCCTTGGCTCTTTGAGCTCCCTTTTGCTTAATTACTGGGTTTTCTgggcagttttttttaaaagagttggaGTAAGAAGAGGATTAAAAAGGAAAGGCAAATAAACTTTGGAGTCTTTGTTCATCTGACCTCTTGGAGGAGGAAGGGTGGGGATTCAACCTCTGAACTCCCTCCATTTCCTAAGACTTAATCAGTGAGCCTTAGGTCTGGGGATTCTGATCACTTCAAGTTAACTTATAATGTTCTTACCCTGGTGGGCATCAAAGTCATAAAGGATGCTTGAAATAACGCAGATTCCTACTGAGGCACTCTTTCAGGCctgagaatctgtattttaataagctCATCTTGTGGTTCTGATGCGTactaggtttttaattttattattattattattattattattatttcgagatggagtcttgctctgtcgcccaggctggagttcggtggcgtgacctcagctcactgcaacttctgcctcccaggttcaagcgattctcctgcctcggcctcctgaatagctgggattacaggcgcccgccaccatgcccaagcaattttttgtaatttttagtagacacggggttttgccaatgttggcaaggctggttttgaactctcgacctcaggtgatccgcctgccttggcctcccaaagtgctgtgattacaggtatgaaccactatgcctgtttttagtttttttttatttttttgagacagagtttcactctgttgcccaggctggagtgcagtggtgtgattttggctcactgtaacctccacctcctgatttcaagtgattctcctgcctcagcctcccaagtagctgagattataggcacacgccaccatgcctggttaatttttgtatttttagtagagatggggtttcaccatattggcgaagctggtcttgaactcctgacctcaagcaatccacccactttggcctcccaaagtactgggattttaaaaaattactataggGTCGTAGTTTTCAGACCTGTTGTTATCAGCACCCACTTACTCTAGAAGTGAGAATTAAGGCAAGGCAGGATAGGGGTGTCATTAGTTACAAAATACTTTGGGGTTCAAAGCTGGGACAGCTCATGTATTGGGGATCAGAAAAATGTGTCACAATGCTTGAGATGATCCTTAAAGGAGCTCTATTGTGTGGAAGAAACAATGAACAAAG
This region includes:
- the TMEM256 gene encoding transmembrane protein 256 translates to MAGPAAAFRRLGALSGAAALGLASYGAHGAQFPDAYGKELFDKANKHHFLHSLALLGVPHCRKPLWAGLLLASGTTLFCTSFYYQALSGDPSIQTLAPAGGTLLLLGWLALAL